Proteins encoded in a region of the Sphingomonas japonica genome:
- a CDS encoding alpha-amylase family glycosyl hydrolase gives MSEPLWWQTGVIYQVYPRSFQDSNGDGIGDLNGIAARLDDLVALGVDAIWISPIYPSPMADFGYDVADYVGIDPRFGTLADFDALVAACHDRGLKLLLDFVPNHSSDRHPWFTESRSSRGSPKRDWYIWRDAAPGGGPPNNWISDFGGSAWEWEDATGQYYCHAFLKEQPDLNWRNPQVQAAMLDAMAFWFDRGVDGFRIDVLWHMVKHADFPDNPANPAWTPAMGKMHRVLQLHSTDQPEVHGIAAEMRALADRHSATGQERVLIGEIYLPPERLMAYYGRDRPEVHLPLNFQLIEAPWDARALATLIADYEAGLPPGGWPNWVLGNHDRPRAATRLGHAQARVAAMLLLTLRGTPTIYYGDEIALEDVAVPPERVFDPRELLDPGKGLGRDPVRTPMAWDASAHGGFTSGEPWLPLHGDFPIRNVAAQCSDPGSMWSLYRDLLALRRAHPALAIGAWLPVACEGEVLAYERAHEGERMLVALNLSGRAQSLSLPGWATQHKLLLSTCHSGIHGKDGALELGPDEGIILA, from the coding sequence ATGAGCGAGCCGCTGTGGTGGCAAACGGGTGTGATCTATCAGGTCTATCCACGCTCGTTTCAGGATTCCAATGGCGATGGAATCGGCGATCTGAACGGGATCGCCGCGCGGCTCGACGACCTCGTCGCGCTCGGTGTCGACGCGATCTGGATTTCGCCGATCTATCCGTCGCCGATGGCCGATTTCGGGTACGACGTCGCCGATTATGTCGGCATCGACCCGCGCTTCGGAACGCTCGCGGATTTCGATGCGCTGGTCGCTGCGTGCCACGATCGCGGGCTCAAGCTGCTGCTCGATTTCGTGCCCAATCATTCTTCGGACAGGCATCCGTGGTTCACCGAAAGCCGGTCGTCGCGCGGCAGCCCGAAGCGCGACTGGTATATCTGGCGCGATGCCGCGCCGGGTGGCGGCCCGCCCAATAACTGGATCAGCGACTTCGGGGGGTCGGCGTGGGAATGGGAGGATGCGACCGGGCAATATTACTGCCACGCGTTCCTCAAGGAACAGCCCGACCTGAACTGGCGCAATCCGCAGGTACAGGCGGCGATGCTGGATGCGATGGCATTCTGGTTCGACCGCGGCGTCGACGGGTTCCGCATCGACGTGCTGTGGCACATGGTCAAGCACGCCGACTTTCCGGACAATCCTGCCAACCCGGCATGGACCCCGGCGATGGGCAAGATGCACCGCGTGCTGCAGCTGCATTCGACCGACCAGCCTGAAGTCCACGGCATCGCCGCCGAAATGCGTGCACTGGCCGATCGCCACAGCGCAACGGGGCAGGAACGCGTGCTGATAGGCGAAATCTACCTGCCGCCCGAAAGGCTGATGGCCTATTATGGCCGCGACCGGCCGGAGGTGCATCTGCCGCTCAATTTCCAGCTGATCGAGGCGCCGTGGGACGCCCGCGCGCTGGCGACCCTGATTGCGGACTATGAAGCAGGACTCCCGCCGGGCGGCTGGCCGAACTGGGTGCTGGGCAACCACGATCGCCCGCGTGCTGCGACGCGGCTGGGGCATGCGCAGGCCCGGGTGGCGGCAATGCTGCTGCTGACGCTGCGGGGCACGCCGACCATCTATTATGGCGACGAGATCGCGCTGGAGGACGTCGCGGTCCCTCCCGAGCGCGTGTTCGACCCGCGCGAACTGCTCGACCCTGGCAAAGGGTTGGGACGCGACCCTGTCCGTACGCCGATGGCGTGGGATGCGAGCGCGCACGGTGGGTTCACGTCCGGCGAGCCGTGGCTGCCACTGCACGGCGACTTTCCGATACGCAACGTCGCGGCGCAGTGCAGCGATCCGGGATCGATGTGGAGCCTGTACCGCGACTTGCTTGCGCTGCGCCGGGCGCATCCGGCGCTGGCGATAGGAGCGTGGCTGCCCGTGGCGTGCGAGGGCGAGGTGCTGGCCTATGAGCGCGCGCACGAGGGCGAGCGGATGCTGGTGGCGCTCAACCTGAGCGGACGCGCGCAATCTCTTTCCCTGCCGGGATGGGCGACCCAGCACAAACTGCTCCTTTCAACCTGTCATTCCGGCATTCACGGGAAGGACGGCGCGTTGGAGCTTGGACCCGACGAAGGCATCATCCTGGCATGA
- a CDS encoding glycosidase: protein MPKDRIIADDFLIFTPDDVDLARSPLRGMGLDAPTVVLGAFNPGMTRLANGNLLLMVRVAEALADPDGRAMRWADGRVHLDAWPADRVDMSDPRILKLKDEAWTPLALTSLSWLLPVELSPDGSGVAAVHYDRAIAPSASYQSYGIEDARISHVGGRYWMTTCSVSAERLCTVLYSSPDARDWRREGIVLDHQNKDMLVFEGQIAGKFWAQTRPLGETWFAYPPDSEWRAGPAIQLASSPDMIHWKPCDHPGLRPHAATVSTARMGGGAPPILIDDGWLSLWHGVEPGGDVGIYRTYWSILDRDEPWKVVRTDHDALIEPAPDLTAAFQDSKYLDHVVFSTGIVDRGDHYLVASGEADLVCRMTRIPKDRFA from the coding sequence GTGCCAAAGGATCGCATCATCGCTGACGATTTCCTCATCTTCACTCCCGACGACGTTGATCTTGCCCGCTCGCCGCTGCGCGGCATGGGGCTGGACGCGCCGACGGTCGTGCTGGGCGCGTTCAACCCCGGGATGACCCGGCTCGCAAACGGCAATCTGCTGCTGATGGTGCGGGTGGCCGAAGCGCTGGCCGATCCCGACGGGCGGGCGATGCGCTGGGCGGACGGCCGCGTCCATCTCGACGCGTGGCCCGCCGACCGCGTCGATATGTCCGATCCGCGCATCCTCAAGCTAAAGGACGAGGCGTGGACGCCGCTGGCGCTGACCTCGCTGTCGTGGCTGCTGCCGGTCGAGCTGTCGCCCGACGGCAGCGGCGTGGCTGCGGTGCATTACGACCGGGCGATCGCGCCATCGGCGAGTTACCAGAGCTATGGCATCGAGGACGCGCGGATCAGCCATGTAGGCGGGCGATACTGGATGACGACCTGCTCGGTCAGCGCCGAACGGCTGTGCACCGTGCTCTACAGCTCGCCCGACGCGCGCGACTGGCGGCGCGAGGGGATCGTGCTCGACCACCAGAACAAGGACATGCTGGTGTTCGAGGGGCAGATCGCCGGCAAGTTCTGGGCGCAGACCCGGCCGCTGGGCGAAACCTGGTTCGCCTATCCCCCGGACAGCGAGTGGCGTGCGGGTCCCGCGATCCAGCTCGCCAGCTCGCCCGACATGATCCACTGGAAACCGTGCGACCATCCCGGCCTGCGCCCGCACGCCGCGACGGTCAGTACCGCGCGGATGGGGGGCGGCGCGCCGCCGATCCTGATCGACGACGGCTGGCTCAGCCTTTGGCACGGCGTGGAGCCCGGCGGCGATGTCGGCATCTATCGCACCTATTGGTCGATCCTCGACCGTGACGAACCGTGGAAGGTGGTGCGCACCGATCACGATGCGCTGATCGAACCCGCGCCCGATCTTACCGCCGCGTTCCAGGACAGCAAATATCTCGACCACGTCGTATTCTCGACCGGGATCGTCGATCGCGGCGACCATTATCTGGTGGCGAGCGGCGAGGCCGACCTGGTGTGCCGGATGACCCGCATTCCCAAGGACCGCTTCGCATGA
- a CDS encoding chorismate mutase, translating into MSDDALQGYRQSIDNIDAALVFLLAERFKVTQAVGRHKAEHGLPPADPGREERQIARLRALAKDADLDPEFSEKFLRFIIDEVIRHHERLRE; encoded by the coding sequence ATGTCCGACGACGCGCTGCAAGGATATCGCCAGAGCATCGACAATATCGATGCGGCGCTGGTGTTCCTGCTCGCCGAACGGTTCAAGGTCACCCAGGCGGTCGGCCGCCACAAGGCCGAGCATGGCCTGCCCCCCGCCGATCCGGGGCGCGAGGAGCGCCAGATCGCCCGGCTGCGCGCATTGGCGAAGGACGCCGACCTCGACCCCGAATTCTCCGAAAAGTTCCTGCGCTTCATCATCGACGAGGTGATCCGCCATCACGAGCGGCTGCGCGAATAA
- a CDS encoding polyprenyl synthetase family protein produces MTATVHRLGSRPVPSLDPMIELVAHDMNLVNAVILDRMQSDIPLIPKLAGHLIAGGGKRLRPMLTLASAQLLAYGGARHHRLAAAVEFIHTATLLHDDVVDGSDLRRGRRTANIIWGNPASVLVGDFLFSRSFELMVEDGSLKVLRILSNASAVIAEGEVNQLTAARRIDIGEERYLEIIGAKTAALFAAACRIAGVVAERPDREETALDAYGRNLGIAFQLVDDAIDYVSDAGTMGKDAGDDFREGKMTLPVILAYARGDTEARAFWKDAVEGRRAEDSDFAEAIDRVRETRAVDDTLARARHYGQRAVDALGIFPASAAKDAMVEAVEFAVARAY; encoded by the coding sequence ATGACCGCCACCGTTCACCGCCTCGGATCCCGGCCCGTCCCGTCGCTCGATCCGATGATCGAACTGGTCGCGCACGACATGAACCTGGTCAATGCGGTGATCCTCGACCGGATGCAGTCCGACATCCCGCTGATCCCCAAGCTGGCCGGGCACCTGATCGCGGGCGGCGGCAAGCGGCTGCGCCCGATGCTGACGCTGGCGAGTGCGCAGCTGCTCGCATACGGCGGCGCGCGGCACCATCGCCTCGCCGCGGCGGTCGAGTTCATCCACACCGCGACGCTGCTCCACGACGATGTCGTCGACGGGTCGGACCTGCGGCGCGGCCGCCGCACCGCCAATATCATCTGGGGCAATCCGGCAAGCGTGCTGGTCGGCGATTTCCTGTTCAGCCGGTCGTTCGAGCTGATGGTCGAGGACGGCAGCCTGAAGGTGCTCAGGATCCTTTCGAACGCGTCGGCAGTGATCGCCGAGGGAGAAGTCAACCAGCTCACCGCCGCGCGCCGCATCGACATCGGCGAGGAACGCTATCTCGAGATCATCGGCGCCAAGACCGCCGCGCTGTTCGCTGCCGCGTGCCGCATCGCCGGCGTGGTCGCCGAACGGCCGGACCGCGAGGAGACGGCACTCGACGCCTATGGCCGCAACCTCGGCATCGCCTTCCAGCTGGTCGATGATGCGATCGACTATGTCTCCGACGCCGGAACGATGGGCAAGGATGCCGGCGACGATTTCCGCGAGGGCAAGATGACGCTGCCGGTCATCCTGGCCTATGCGCGCGGCGACACCGAAGCGCGCGCCTTCTGGAAGGACGCGGTCGAGGGGCGGCGTGCCGAGGACAGCGACTTCGCAGAGGCGATCGATCGCGTCAGGGAAACGCGCGCCGTCGACGATACGCTCGCGCGCGCGCGGCATTATGGCCAGCGCGCGGTCGACGCGCTCGGCATCTTTCCGGCCAGCGCGGCAAAGGATGCGATGGTAGAGGCCGTCGAGTTCGCGGTTGCCCGCGCCTATTGA
- the hrpB gene encoding ATP-dependent helicase HrpB, giving the protein MSGLPIHSVLPQLLAALQARSSAVLVAPPGAGKTTAVAPALLDEQWCDGEILLLSPRRIAARAAAERMAEQAGEPVGRTFGYATRMDSKRSAATRVTVMTEGIFVARIQADPELAGVSTILFDEVHERSLDSDFGLALALDAQSGLRPELRIVAMSATLDGARFAALMDDAPVIESAGLSHPLTIVHLGRGNADRIEDAVAGAIRLALREAEGGVLAFLPGVAEIERTAERLAGLGPDIALHRLHGSLDPAAQRAAIAPDPDRRRKLVLATAIAETSLTLDGIRIVVDPGLARRPRYDRAAGMTRLVTERASQAAATQRAGRAARQGPGTAYRLWEEAATAGLPRFDPPEILEADLSALVLDCARWGVADPRTLRWIDPPPAAAIDEARTRLRALGAIDADGRPTPHGTAIAALPLAPRLAHMLVRAGDRGLAAVAARVAVLLGERGLGGNDVDLEARMRRWDGERGQRAEAARRLAQRWAQMVDDSGGSTGDAAATCVALAFPDRVARRRDASGERWASVGGRGFRLDPASSLARSEWLAVAETQGMAAGARILTATPIDPATIDALFGERIVTERIAAFDPATASVQPQRQRRLGALKLASGPDSDVPRAMIQSALLEGVRTHGLALLPWSDAADALRRRAAFARAHGAPAAALDDVSLLDRLDDWLPPLLAGKRRLAAIDADALTAALEGLLGWDALQTLRRLAPARFESPAGSSHAIDYGAEGGPRVELRAQALFGLAEHPAVAAGAVPLVLSIVSPAGRPIQTTRDLPGFWAGSWAAVAREMRGRYPRHPWPDDPANARPTLRTKNADARARASR; this is encoded by the coding sequence ATGAGCGGTTTGCCGATCCACAGCGTGCTGCCCCAGTTGCTGGCCGCTCTCCAGGCGCGTTCTTCGGCAGTGCTGGTCGCACCGCCGGGCGCGGGCAAGACCACCGCGGTCGCCCCGGCGCTGTTGGATGAGCAATGGTGCGACGGTGAAATCCTGTTGCTGTCGCCGCGCCGCATCGCCGCGCGCGCTGCTGCCGAGCGCATGGCCGAGCAGGCAGGCGAACCGGTCGGCAGGACGTTTGGCTATGCCACCCGCATGGACAGCAAGCGATCCGCTGCGACGCGGGTCACCGTGATGACCGAAGGAATCTTCGTCGCCCGGATTCAGGCCGACCCCGAACTGGCAGGCGTGTCGACAATCCTGTTCGACGAAGTCCATGAACGCAGCCTCGACAGCGATTTCGGCCTTGCGCTGGCGCTCGATGCTCAGTCAGGTCTGCGACCCGAGCTGCGCATCGTGGCCATGTCCGCGACGCTCGACGGCGCCCGCTTCGCCGCATTGATGGACGACGCGCCAGTGATCGAAAGCGCAGGCCTCAGCCATCCTCTGACGATCGTCCACCTCGGCCGAGGCAATGCGGACCGCATCGAGGACGCTGTCGCCGGTGCGATTCGTCTCGCGCTGCGGGAAGCCGAAGGCGGCGTGCTGGCATTTCTGCCCGGTGTCGCGGAGATCGAGCGAACCGCCGAACGGCTTGCTGGTCTGGGGCCCGACATCGCGCTCCACCGGCTCCATGGCAGCCTCGACCCCGCCGCGCAGCGCGCCGCCATCGCCCCAGATCCCGATCGCCGCCGCAAGCTGGTGCTGGCGACGGCGATCGCGGAGACCTCGCTGACCCTCGACGGTATCCGCATCGTCGTCGATCCGGGATTGGCGAGGCGTCCGCGCTACGATCGCGCCGCCGGGATGACCCGGCTTGTCACCGAACGCGCCAGCCAGGCGGCGGCGACGCAGCGCGCCGGGCGAGCGGCGCGGCAGGGTCCCGGAACCGCCTATCGCCTGTGGGAGGAAGCCGCGACCGCTGGGCTGCCGCGCTTCGATCCGCCCGAAATCCTCGAAGCCGACCTGTCGGCGCTGGTGCTCGATTGCGCGCGCTGGGGCGTCGCCGATCCGCGTACCCTGCGCTGGATCGATCCGCCGCCCGCCGCCGCGATCGACGAAGCGCGCACGCGGCTGCGCGCGCTCGGCGCGATCGATGCGGATGGCCGTCCGACCCCGCATGGCACGGCGATCGCGGCGCTGCCCCTGGCGCCGCGGCTGGCGCATATGCTGGTCCGTGCCGGCGACCGGGGCCTTGCGGCGGTGGCCGCGCGCGTCGCGGTGCTGCTCGGCGAGCGGGGATTGGGCGGCAATGATGTCGATCTGGAAGCGCGGATGCGGCGCTGGGACGGCGAACGCGGCCAGCGCGCGGAAGCGGCGCGTCGGTTGGCACAGCGCTGGGCGCAGATGGTCGACGACAGCGGCGGCAGCACCGGCGACGCGGCCGCGACGTGCGTCGCGCTCGCTTTTCCCGATCGTGTCGCGCGCCGCCGCGATGCCAGCGGCGAGCGCTGGGCGTCGGTCGGAGGCCGCGGCTTCCGGCTCGATCCCGCGTCCAGCCTGGCGCGCAGCGAATGGCTGGCGGTCGCCGAGACGCAGGGCATGGCCGCGGGCGCGCGCATCCTGACGGCGACGCCGATCGATCCCGCCACAATCGACGCCCTCTTTGGCGAGCGGATCGTCACGGAGCGCATCGCCGCGTTCGATCCCGCCACCGCTAGTGTCCAGCCCCAGCGGCAGCGGCGTCTGGGCGCGCTCAAGCTGGCGAGCGGCCCCGACAGCGATGTGCCCCGTGCGATGATCCAATCCGCCTTGCTCGAAGGCGTGCGCACGCACGGCCTGGCGCTGCTTCCTTGGAGCGACGCCGCCGACGCACTGCGCCGGCGCGCCGCCTTTGCCCGGGCGCACGGCGCTCCTGCCGCCGCACTCGACGACGTGTCGCTGCTCGACCGCCTCGATGACTGGCTCCCGCCGCTGCTGGCGGGCAAGCGCCGCCTCGCGGCGATCGACGCCGACGCGCTGACCGCCGCGCTCGAAGGGCTGCTCGGCTGGGATGCGTTGCAGACGCTGCGCCGCCTCGCACCTGCACGCTTCGAATCGCCCGCCGGATCGAGCCATGCCATCGATTATGGCGCCGAGGGCGGTCCGCGCGTCGAGTTGCGCGCGCAGGCGCTGTTCGGACTTGCCGAGCATCCGGCGGTGGCCGCAGGCGCGGTGCCGCTGGTGCTGTCGATCGTGTCGCCCGCGGGGCGCCCGATCCAGACGACGCGCGACCTGCCCGGCTTCTGGGCGGGGAGTTGGGCGGCGGTCGCGCGCGAGATGCGCGGCCGCTATCCGCGCCATCCCTGGCCCGACGACCCGGCGAATGCCCGGCCGACGCTGCGCACCAAAAATGCGGATGCGCGCGCGCGCGCTTCGCGGTAG
- a CDS encoding ETC complex I subunit encodes MPTARIYQRPKNAMSSGRARTQEWVLEFEPSEAKRADPLTGWAGSGDTRNQVKLAFPTLDAAKAYAEREGVAFHVVPAPVRTLKLQAYADNFR; translated from the coding sequence GTGCCGACTGCCCGCATCTATCAACGCCCCAAGAACGCGATGTCGTCGGGCCGTGCCCGCACGCAGGAATGGGTCCTCGAATTCGAACCCAGCGAAGCCAAGCGCGCCGATCCGCTGACCGGCTGGGCGGGATCGGGGGACACGCGAAACCAGGTCAAGCTGGCCTTCCCCACGCTCGACGCGGCCAAGGCCTATGCCGAGCGCGAGGGTGTCGCCTTCCACGTCGTCCCCGCCCCCGTCCGCACGCTGAAGCTTCAGGCCTACGCCGACAACTTCCGGTAA
- a CDS encoding enoyl-CoA hydratase-related protein, which translates to MTYSHIRFDTADGIATLTIDRPDVMNAAGPVTLTEIRDALDRVRDEGSARVLLLTGSGRAFCAGADLLGRAPGADNDLGLSLEQGFNPVIERIMALPVPVVVAVNGVAAGAGCSIALAGDIVLAGRSAYFLQAFANIGLIPDCGSTWLLPRLAGRARATAMMMLADRIPAEQAQDWGLIYQAVEDDALMAEAQAIAGRLASGPTTAYRLIRAGIRDTATQSFTETLAMERDHQRLAGRTADHAEGVAAFLAKRKPSFTGR; encoded by the coding sequence ATGACCTATTCGCACATCCGCTTCGACACCGCAGACGGCATCGCCACGCTGACGATCGACCGGCCGGACGTGATGAACGCCGCCGGTCCCGTCACGCTGACCGAGATCCGCGACGCGCTCGACCGCGTCCGGGACGAAGGCAGCGCACGCGTGTTGCTGCTGACGGGAAGCGGCCGCGCCTTTTGCGCCGGGGCCGATTTGTTGGGCCGCGCGCCCGGCGCCGACAACGACCTGGGTCTCAGCCTCGAACAGGGGTTCAATCCGGTGATCGAGCGGATCATGGCGCTGCCGGTGCCGGTGGTCGTCGCGGTCAATGGCGTGGCGGCGGGCGCGGGATGCAGCATCGCGCTGGCCGGCGACATCGTGCTGGCGGGCCGCTCCGCCTATTTCCTTCAGGCGTTCGCCAATATCGGACTGATTCCCGATTGCGGTTCGACCTGGCTGTTGCCGCGGCTGGCAGGGCGCGCACGCGCCACCGCGATGATGATGCTGGCCGATCGCATTCCTGCCGAGCAGGCGCAGGATTGGGGGCTGATCTACCAGGCGGTGGAGGATGACGCGCTGATGGCGGAGGCGCAGGCCATCGCCGGGCGGCTGGCGAGCGGCCCGACCACCGCCTATCGCCTGATCCGGGCCGGGATCCGGGATACCGCGACACAGAGCTTCACCGAGACGCTGGCGATGGAACGCGATCACCAGCGTCTCGCCGGCCGCACCGCCGACCATGCGGAGGGCGTCGCAGCGTTCCTCGCCAAGCGCAAGCCGAGCTTCACCGGCAGGTGA
- a CDS encoding nitroreductase family protein, whose product MALFTATGVGRHDAAARQASFLRNFELFDAPHVALFFMPRSFGMREASDVGMYVQTLMLALTANGLGSCAQGALGHFAGTVRRVLGIPDDLLCLYGLSFGWPDPGHPSAAARTDRAAASDLVTFHA is encoded by the coding sequence GTGGCGTTGTTCACCGCGACCGGTGTCGGCCGCCACGACGCCGCGGCGCGCCAGGCATCGTTCCTCCGCAATTTCGAGCTGTTCGATGCGCCGCACGTCGCGCTGTTCTTCATGCCGCGCAGCTTCGGCATGCGCGAGGCGTCCGACGTCGGCATGTACGTCCAGACGCTGATGCTGGCGCTGACGGCCAACGGGCTGGGGTCATGTGCGCAAGGCGCGCTGGGGCATTTTGCCGGAACGGTAAGGCGCGTGCTCGGCATCCCCGACGATCTGCTGTGCCTGTACGGCCTCAGTTTCGGCTGGCCCGATCCCGGCCATCCCTCTGCGGCGGCGCGCACCGACCGCGCCGCAGCCAGCGATCTGGTCACCTTCCACGCGTAA
- a CDS encoding acyl-CoA dehydrogenase family protein: protein MHFPEPDYLADAELRMFRDSVATFLDRAVDAERVAKWRADGQVERAFWHEAGQAGLLGVSVPEHYGGGGGDFRHDLVVVDQVQRKGIEGFAASLHNVIITPYIQLHGTEEQKARWLPGLANGDRVAAIAMSEPGAGSDLQAIRTTALKDGNGYRINGSKTFISNGQLADLIVVVAKTDPAQGARGTSLLIVETDDAEGFRRGRMLDKIGNEAQDTSELFFDDVWVPAQNLLGEAEGQGFRQLMAELPRERLLIAINSVAAMERALELTVEYTRERSAFGQPIFEFQNTQFTLADLYAKARVAACFVNDCINQAIAGTLDNPTSAIAKLFATETEGQVVDACLQLHGGYGYINDYPIARMFRNSRVSRIYGGSSEIMKLLIARAL, encoded by the coding sequence ATGCATTTTCCCGAACCGGACTATCTCGCCGATGCCGAACTGCGGATGTTTCGCGATTCGGTAGCGACGTTCCTGGATCGTGCGGTCGATGCGGAGCGGGTGGCCAAATGGCGCGCCGACGGGCAGGTCGAACGGGCATTTTGGCACGAGGCGGGGCAGGCGGGCCTGCTCGGCGTGTCGGTGCCCGAGCACTATGGCGGCGGCGGCGGCGACTTTCGCCACGACCTGGTCGTGGTCGATCAGGTGCAGCGCAAGGGCATCGAAGGGTTTGCCGCCTCGCTGCACAACGTCATCATCACGCCGTACATTCAGCTGCACGGCACCGAGGAGCAAAAGGCGCGCTGGCTGCCCGGCCTAGCCAATGGCGATCGCGTCGCGGCGATCGCGATGAGCGAGCCCGGCGCGGGTTCGGACCTGCAAGCGATCCGTACGACCGCGCTCAAGGACGGCAACGGCTATCGCATCAACGGGTCGAAGACGTTCATTTCGAACGGCCAGCTCGCCGACCTGATCGTTGTCGTGGCCAAAACCGACCCGGCACAAGGCGCACGGGGCACGTCGCTGTTGATCGTGGAAACGGACGATGCCGAAGGATTCCGCCGCGGCCGTATGCTCGACAAGATCGGTAACGAGGCTCAGGACACGTCGGAGCTGTTCTTCGACGACGTCTGGGTACCGGCGCAGAATCTGCTGGGTGAGGCGGAGGGGCAGGGGTTTCGCCAGCTGATGGCCGAGCTGCCGCGCGAACGCCTGCTGATCGCGATCAACTCGGTAGCGGCGATGGAGCGCGCGCTCGAACTGACCGTCGAATATACCCGCGAGCGCAGCGCGTTCGGCCAGCCGATCTTCGAATTCCAGAACACCCAGTTCACGCTTGCCGACCTCTATGCCAAGGCGCGGGTCGCGGCCTGCTTCGTCAACGACTGCATCAACCAGGCGATCGCGGGCACGCTCGACAACCCGACTTCGGCGATCGCCAAGCTGTTCGCCACCGAGACCGAGGGGCAGGTGGTCGATGCCTGTCTCCAGCTGCATGGCGGTTATGGCTATATCAACGACTATCCGATCGCGCGGATGTTCCGCAACTCGCGCGTCAGCCGCATCTATGGCGGGTCGAGCGAGATCATGAAGCTGCTGATCGCGCGGGCATTGTAG
- a CDS encoding hemerythrin domain-containing protein, giving the protein MADARIFADLKADHDRHRALLARIDQADSAKREALFEEFRVEVTAHAAAEEESLYATMLAEPGLRDEARHSVSEHKEIDDFFGEMAELDTASSAWKDKFDAMRHRYEHHIDEEEEEMFPAASKILSSEQEARLANIFEQRKPKELQRAEAEEPGDDRE; this is encoded by the coding sequence ATGGCCGATGCCCGCATCTTTGCCGACCTGAAGGCCGATCACGATCGCCACCGCGCGCTGCTGGCGCGGATCGATCAGGCAGATAGCGCCAAGCGCGAGGCGCTGTTCGAGGAGTTTCGCGTCGAAGTGACCGCTCATGCCGCAGCGGAAGAGGAGTCGCTGTACGCGACGATGCTTGCCGAGCCCGGCCTTCGCGACGAGGCACGGCATTCGGTGTCCGAGCACAAGGAGATCGACGATTTCTTCGGCGAGATGGCAGAGCTCGATACCGCGTCGTCGGCCTGGAAGGACAAGTTCGACGCGATGCGCCACCGCTACGAGCATCATATCGACGAGGAAGAGGAAGAGATGTTTCCCGCTGCGTCAAAGATCTTGTCGAGCGAGCAGGAAGCGAGGCTGGCCAACATCTTCGAGCAGCGCAAGCCCAAGGAGTTGCAGCGCGCGGAGGCAGAGGAGCCGGGCGACGACCGCGAATGA